The proteins below come from a single Erythrobacter sp. SG61-1L genomic window:
- a CDS encoding DUF2474 domain-containing protein codes for MGQAPHLDADDAPLWRRLLWMAALWVGSVTVLGAVAYGIRLWLKV; via the coding sequence ATGGGGCAGGCCCCGCATCTGGACGCCGATGACGCCCCCCTCTGGCGCCGCCTCCTGTGGATGGCGGCGCTGTGGGTCGGTAGCGTCACGGTGCTGGGGGCGGTGGCCTATGGTATCAGGCTGTGGCTGAAGGTTTGA
- the cydB gene encoding cytochrome d ubiquinol oxidase subunit II, whose translation MSVDLTAIWAFIIAFAVFAYVVMDGFDLGIGILFPSFKVGEERDQAMNSIAPVWDGNETWLVLGGGGLFAAFPLAYAIILPATYPLIIAMLLGLVFRGVAFEFRWRDPGHRPFWDMAFSGGSLVAALSQGMILGAILQGIDVDGRAYAGSWWDWLTPYTLLTGLGTVAGYALLGSTWLVWKTEGSTQAHAYRLALRATLATLALLGAVSLYTPLLDTQYWERWFAMPNVLFAAQVPLLTAIIAGFLLWGLKKQWQAAPFLLSLGLFLLGMAGLGVSMWPFVVPDAVTIWDAAAPPRSQVFMLIGVGLTMPLIIAYTGWAYWVFRGKVGSEGYH comes from the coding sequence ATGAGCGTGGACCTCACCGCCATCTGGGCCTTCATCATCGCCTTCGCCGTCTTCGCCTATGTCGTGATGGACGGGTTCGATCTGGGCATCGGCATCCTCTTCCCCAGCTTCAAGGTGGGCGAGGAACGCGATCAGGCCATGAACTCCATCGCGCCCGTGTGGGACGGTAACGAGACCTGGCTGGTGCTGGGCGGGGGCGGGCTGTTTGCTGCCTTCCCGCTGGCCTATGCCATCATTCTTCCGGCGACCTATCCGCTGATCATCGCCATGCTGCTGGGGCTCGTGTTCCGGGGCGTGGCCTTTGAATTCCGCTGGCGCGATCCGGGCCATCGGCCGTTCTGGGACATGGCCTTCAGCGGCGGTTCGCTGGTCGCCGCGCTTTCGCAGGGCATGATCCTGGGCGCGATCCTGCAGGGGATCGACGTGGATGGCCGCGCCTATGCGGGCAGCTGGTGGGACTGGCTTACGCCTTATACCCTGCTGACCGGCCTCGGCACCGTTGCGGGCTATGCACTGCTCGGCTCGACCTGGCTGGTGTGGAAGACGGAAGGCAGCACGCAGGCCCATGCCTACAGGCTGGCACTGCGCGCAACCCTTGCCACGCTGGCCCTGCTCGGCGCGGTCAGCCTCTATACCCCGCTGCTCGACACGCAATATTGGGAACGCTGGTTCGCCATGCCCAATGTGCTGTTCGCGGCGCAGGTGCCGCTGCTGACGGCAATCATTGCGGGCTTCCTGCTGTGGGGCCTGAAGAAGCAGTGGCAGGCGGCGCCCTTCCTGCTGTCGCTGGGCCTGTTCCTGCTCGGCATGGCGGGGCTGGGCGTTTCCATGTGGCCCTTCGTGGTGCCCGATGCCGTGACCATCTGGGATGCCGCAGCACCGCCGCGCAGCCAGGTCTTCATGCTGATCGGCGTGGGTCTGACCATGCCGCTGATCATTGCCTATACCGGCTGGGCCTATTGGGTCTTCCGCGGGAAGGTAGGCAGCGAGGGGTATCACTGA
- a CDS encoding cytochrome ubiquinol oxidase subunit I: protein MFDQADALLLARVQFAFTVSFHFIFPAFSIGLASYLAVLEGLWLKTGKGIYLDLFKYWLKIFAVAFAMGVVSGIVMSYQFGTNWAEFSDKAGPVIGPLLAYEVLTAFFLEAGFLGVMLFGLERVGKKLHFIATLMVAGGTAVSAFWILSVNSWMQTPAGFEMGANGQFLPGPSWLDIVFTASFPYRLVHTVIAAYLTTAFVVGGVGAWHLLKDKTNQHARKMFSMAMWMAALVAPVQIFAGDMHGLNTMEHQPAKVMAMEGHYQSHPDGAPFIVAGIPNSKEQRVDYAIEIPKASSLILKHDPNAPLAGLDTIPPENHPPVGPVFWAFRVMVGLGFAMLGLGLWSLVARWKKSLYDWPLLHRAAILMAPSGFVAVIAGWMVTEIGRQPYTVYGLLRTADSASPLDAPAVGASLLAFVVVYFAVFGTGTWYILRLMHGAPKVHEPGVRRTEKGPIRTAGITPGPARAVGGPIIEQPAKEDGE from the coding sequence ATGTTCGATCAGGCAGACGCGCTGTTGCTTGCACGAGTGCAATTTGCATTCACGGTGAGCTTCCATTTCATCTTCCCCGCCTTCTCGATCGGGCTGGCAAGCTATCTCGCAGTGCTCGAAGGGCTGTGGCTCAAGACGGGCAAGGGCATCTATCTCGACCTGTTCAAATATTGGCTGAAGATCTTCGCCGTGGCTTTCGCCATGGGCGTCGTCTCCGGCATCGTCATGTCCTACCAGTTCGGCACCAACTGGGCCGAATTCTCCGACAAGGCCGGCCCCGTCATCGGCCCGCTGCTCGCCTATGAAGTGCTGACGGCCTTCTTCCTTGAGGCAGGCTTCCTTGGCGTGATGCTGTTCGGGCTGGAACGCGTGGGCAAGAAGCTTCACTTCATCGCCACCTTGATGGTGGCCGGCGGCACGGCGGTTTCGGCCTTCTGGATTCTCAGCGTGAACAGCTGGATGCAGACGCCCGCCGGGTTCGAAATGGGCGCGAACGGGCAGTTCCTGCCGGGGCCGAGCTGGCTGGACATCGTCTTCACCGCCAGCTTCCCCTATCGTCTCGTCCACACGGTGATCGCCGCCTATCTCACCACTGCCTTCGTGGTCGGCGGGGTGGGGGCCTGGCACCTGCTGAAGGACAAGACCAACCAGCACGCGCGCAAGATGTTCTCCATGGCAATGTGGATGGCGGCGCTGGTCGCTCCGGTGCAGATTTTCGCCGGTGACATGCACGGGCTGAACACGATGGAGCATCAGCCGGCCAAGGTCATGGCGATGGAAGGCCATTATCAGAGCCACCCGGACGGCGCGCCCTTCATCGTGGCGGGTATTCCCAACAGCAAGGAACAGCGCGTCGATTATGCGATCGAGATTCCCAAGGCGTCCTCGCTGATCCTCAAGCACGATCCCAATGCGCCGCTGGCCGGGCTGGACACTATTCCGCCGGAAAATCACCCGCCGGTCGGCCCCGTTTTCTGGGCGTTCCGCGTCATGGTGGGGCTGGGCTTTGCCATGCTCGGGCTGGGCCTGTGGAGCCTCGTCGCGCGCTGGAAGAAGTCGCTCTATGACTGGCCCTTGCTGCACCGGGCCGCGATCCTGATGGCGCCTTCTGGCTTTGTCGCGGTGATCGCGGGCTGGATGGTCACGGAAATCGGCCGCCAGCCCTATACGGTCTATGGCCTGTTGCGGACGGCGGATTCCGCCTCGCCGCTCGATGCGCCTGCCGTGGGGGCATCGCTGCTCGCCTTCGTAGTGGTCTATTTCGCCGTCTTCGGCACGGGCACATGGTATATCCTGCGCCTGATGCATGGTGCGCCCAAGGTGCATGAACCGGGTGTGCGGCGGACGGAGAAGGGCCCGATCCGCACGGCGGGCATCACGCCCGGACCGGCGCGGGCCGTAGGCGGCCCGATCATCGAGCAGCCCGCGAAGGAGGACGGAGAATGA
- a CDS encoding helix-turn-helix domain-containing protein, with amino-acid sequence MAAIADKDRKCRSIGRMIAEGRGVTESCRVFGISEKTYYRWRNEQAAAGSK; translated from the coding sequence ATGGCCGCGATCGCTGACAAGGACCGAAAATGCCGCTCCATCGGGCGGATGATCGCCGAGGGTAGAGGAGTTACCGAAAGCTGCCGGGTCTTCGGCATTTCGGAGAAAACCTATTACCGCTGGCGCAACGAACAGGCCGCGGCCGGGAGTAAGTGA
- a CDS encoding sulfite exporter TauE/SafE family protein, with the protein MIDQLHYILAAFSGVAVGFTLGLVGGGGSILAVPLMVYVVGVKSPHVAIGTSALAVAANALAGLANHARNHNVNWRCGGTFATAGVLGALAGSTLGKAVDGQKLLFLFALLMIVVAIAMYRGRSGEGPENVACNRDNMGKVLSYGFGTGALSGFFGIGGGFLIVPALVASTSMAIYRAVGTSLVAVTAFGVATAASYAFSGLVDWPLAGVFIAGGVVGSFAGTAASRRLSAQKGRLNTLFSGLIMAVALYMLARSAIALAG; encoded by the coding sequence ATGATCGACCAGCTCCATTATATCCTCGCTGCTTTCAGCGGCGTGGCGGTGGGCTTTACCCTTGGCCTTGTCGGCGGGGGCGGGTCGATCCTGGCGGTCCCGCTGATGGTCTATGTCGTGGGGGTGAAGAGCCCGCATGTCGCCATCGGCACCAGCGCGCTGGCAGTGGCCGCCAATGCGCTGGCCGGCCTTGCGAACCATGCCCGCAACCATAACGTCAACTGGCGCTGCGGCGGCACCTTCGCCACGGCGGGCGTGCTGGGCGCGCTGGCCGGGTCAACCCTGGGCAAGGCAGTGGACGGGCAGAAGCTGCTGTTCCTGTTCGCCCTGCTGATGATCGTGGTGGCCATTGCCATGTATCGCGGCCGCAGCGGGGAAGGGCCGGAAAACGTCGCCTGCAATCGCGACAATATGGGCAAGGTCCTGTCCTATGGCTTCGGCACTGGCGCGCTATCCGGCTTCTTCGGGATCGGGGGCGGGTTCCTGATCGTTCCGGCCCTGGTCGCCTCCACATCCATGGCGATCTATCGCGCGGTCGGCACTTCGCTGGTGGCCGTCACCGCCTTCGGTGTTGCCACGGCTGCGTCCTATGCCTTTTCCGGCCTGGTCGACTGGCCGCTGGCAGGCGTGTTCATTGCAGGCGGCGTAGTGGGCAGCTTTGCCGGCACTGCCGCCTCGCGCCGCCTTTCGGCGCAGAAGGGCCGCCTCAACACCCTGTTTTCGGGGCTGATCATGGCTGTCGCCCTCTACATGCTTGCACGCAGCGCAATCGCGCTTGCGGGATAA
- a CDS encoding MBL fold metallo-hydrolase: protein MTANAPQIDRPLEAASAQVARALGNPALRPVVQAFFDQPTYTVSYVIHDPATLEAAVIDSVLDYDPDAGRTSYGSADRIVDYVQAQGLSVTWLIETHAHADHLSAAPYLQEKLGGKLAIGEHIVTVQGVFGKLFNEGTEFARDGSQFDHLFKDGETFRLGNLEGIVLHVPGHTPADMAYIIGDAGFAGDTLFMPDYGTARADFPGGDAARLFRSIRRLLTLPRETRLFMCHDYKAPGRDTYAWETTVGAERDGNVHVHDGVSEDEFVAMRTKRDATLAVPRLILPSVQVNIRGGHMPEPEDNGVSYIKIPINAI from the coding sequence ATGACTGCAAATGCCCCGCAAATCGATCGCCCGCTGGAAGCCGCATCCGCACAGGTGGCTCGCGCGCTGGGGAACCCGGCGTTGCGCCCGGTTGTGCAGGCATTCTTCGATCAGCCGACCTATACCGTATCCTATGTGATCCACGATCCGGCCACTTTGGAAGCGGCCGTGATCGACTCGGTGCTGGATTACGATCCCGATGCCGGGCGCACGTCCTACGGCTCTGCGGACCGGATCGTCGATTATGTGCAGGCGCAGGGCCTTTCGGTCACCTGGCTGATCGAGACCCATGCCCATGCCGACCACCTTTCGGCCGCGCCCTATCTGCAGGAGAAGCTGGGCGGGAAGCTGGCCATTGGCGAACATATCGTCACCGTGCAGGGCGTGTTCGGCAAGCTGTTCAACGAAGGCACCGAATTCGCGCGCGACGGTTCGCAATTCGATCATCTGTTCAAGGATGGCGAGACATTCCGTCTCGGCAATCTGGAAGGGATCGTGCTGCACGTGCCCGGTCACACCCCGGCGGACATGGCCTATATCATCGGCGATGCCGGCTTTGCAGGCGACACGCTGTTCATGCCCGATTACGGCACGGCGCGGGCGGACTTTCCCGGCGGGGATGCCGCGCGGCTGTTCCGCTCGATCCGGCGGTTGCTGACCCTCCCGCGCGAGACGCGGCTGTTCATGTGCCATGATTACAAGGCGCCGGGGCGCGATACCTATGCGTGGGAGACCACCGTGGGTGCGGAACGGGACGGCAATGTCCATGTGCATGACGGCGTCAGCGAGGACGAGTTTGTGGCCATGCGCACCAAACGCGACGCGACGCTGGCTGTGCCGCGGCTGATCCTGCCTTCGGTGCAGGTGAACATCCGCGGCGGCCACATGCCCGAGCCTGAGGATAACGGCGTCAGCTATATCAAGATCCCGATCAACGCGATCTGA
- a CDS encoding VOC family protein, protein MPAPTVKLSFFKLNVPDMDAALAFYRGVFGFEITQTFDEDAFLEHIMALPGQEAGPNLLLVAYKDGRDVSVGPGHGPVGLVTDDIDALCAKAVEAGANPIVPVFDMGAVRVGIVLDPWGHELELLQFGAG, encoded by the coding sequence ATGCCTGCCCCGACCGTGAAGCTCAGCTTCTTCAAGCTCAACGTGCCCGACATGGACGCGGCGCTCGCCTTCTATCGCGGGGTGTTCGGTTTCGAGATCACTCAGACCTTCGACGAGGATGCGTTCCTGGAACACATCATGGCGCTGCCCGGCCAGGAAGCCGGCCCGAACCTGCTGCTGGTCGCCTATAAGGACGGGCGCGATGTGTCGGTCGGCCCCGGGCACGGCCCGGTGGGCCTGGTCACCGACGACATCGACGCCCTGTGCGCCAAGGCCGTGGAAGCCGGCGCCAACCCCATCGTGCCTGTGTTCGACATGGGTGCGGTCCGGGTCGGCATCGTGCTCGATCCCTGGGGCCACGAACTGGAATTGCTGCAATTCGGCGCGGGCTGA
- a CDS encoding TetR/AcrR family transcriptional regulator: MNTGSHLGVKHPVATGDWDMPAPMQERSRKTAERFIQVALQLLREKTYAELSVAELAQKAGRSVGVFYQRFGSKDDFLHVLLSAYFRDSLGWREKITPDGSPAEIYADILARGYRGIVENRNLWHAALERSAADPSFWATYHSFRERVGAMTLNVVEAAAGRQFDAGERRQLAIAGQVFNSVINNQIINGPGPLRLEDEDFLPELTKIALDLAPF; this comes from the coding sequence ATGAATACGGGTTCTCATTTAGGCGTCAAGCATCCCGTTGCTACGGGCGACTGGGACATGCCCGCCCCGATGCAGGAACGTAGCCGCAAGACCGCCGAACGCTTCATTCAGGTGGCGCTGCAACTGCTGCGCGAAAAAACCTATGCGGAACTGTCGGTGGCGGAACTGGCGCAGAAGGCCGGCCGCTCGGTCGGCGTGTTCTATCAGCGTTTCGGCAGCAAGGATGATTTCCTGCACGTGCTGCTTTCCGCCTATTTCCGGGATTCTCTGGGCTGGCGGGAAAAGATTACGCCCGATGGCTCCCCGGCAGAGATCTACGCCGATATTCTGGCGCGCGGCTATCGCGGCATCGTGGAGAACCGGAACCTTTGGCATGCGGCGCTGGAACGCTCCGCCGCCGATCCCTCGTTCTGGGCGACCTACCATTCCTTCCGTGAACGGGTGGGGGCGATGACGCTGAACGTCGTGGAGGCGGCTGCCGGGCGGCAGTTCGACGCAGGTGAGCGCCGCCAGCTGGCGATTGCCGGGCAGGTGTTCAATTCGGTCATCAACAACCAGATCATCAACGGGCCGGGGCCGCTGCGGCTGGAGGATGAGGATTTCCTGCCGGAACTGACGAAGATCGCGCTCGATCTCGCGCCGTTTTGA
- a CDS encoding sulfatase-like hydrolase/transferase, with product MAEFADQSNTERTAITRRTAVAGLAGAAALAVLPGCSAQKAGASGKPNILYIMADDMGYADLSCYGRREYKTSNIDRLAAEGIRFTHAYANSAVCTATRVGLITGRYQYRIPVGLQEPLGPGDIGLPPEHPTMPSLLRKAGYKTTLVGKWHMGNLPKYGPLQSGYDEFWGLRGGGVDYFRHGFGGLKDLWDGDTPIEKAGYMTDLLGDAAIAALERRAEDKQPFFISLHFTAPHWPWEANDEAGKAEAERIAKIPGGFSHYDGGTMDTYKKMMLSLDENVGRVLIRLKQLGLDDNTIVVFTSDNGGERFSDNWPFTGRKTELLEGGLRIPAIVRWPGVAKAGSTSESEIISMDWLPTFLAAGGGKQDPAFPSDGRDILPAIRGETMPERTLFWRFTNKGQEAALRGRWKYLKIAGNTFLFDVFADPLERANLKDRYPARFAQLQSAFAEWNKGMLFDPNAPSYGFTGQQLADHFGMDS from the coding sequence ATGGCTGAATTCGCGGACCAATCGAACACCGAACGGACCGCGATCACGCGCCGTACAGCCGTGGCCGGCCTGGCCGGGGCGGCGGCGCTGGCCGTGCTGCCCGGCTGTTCCGCACAGAAGGCGGGCGCCAGCGGCAAGCCCAACATCCTGTACATCATGGCCGACGACATGGGCTATGCCGACCTCTCCTGCTATGGCCGCCGCGAATACAAGACTTCGAATATCGACCGGCTGGCGGCGGAAGGCATCCGCTTCACCCACGCCTATGCCAACAGCGCAGTATGCACCGCCACGCGGGTTGGGCTGATCACCGGCCGCTACCAATATCGCATTCCGGTGGGGCTGCAGGAGCCATTGGGACCGGGCGATATCGGCCTGCCGCCGGAACATCCAACCATGCCCTCGCTGCTGCGCAAGGCCGGTTACAAGACCACACTGGTGGGCAAATGGCACATGGGCAATCTGCCCAAATACGGCCCGCTGCAAAGCGGCTATGACGAGTTCTGGGGCCTGCGCGGCGGCGGGGTAGACTATTTCCGCCACGGCTTCGGCGGCCTGAAGGATCTGTGGGACGGAGATACGCCGATCGAGAAGGCCGGCTATATGACCGACCTGCTGGGCGACGCCGCCATCGCCGCGCTGGAGCGGCGGGCGGAAGACAAGCAGCCCTTTTTCATCTCGCTCCACTTCACTGCGCCGCACTGGCCTTGGGAAGCCAATGACGAGGCCGGAAAGGCCGAGGCGGAGCGGATTGCGAAGATTCCGGGCGGCTTCAGCCATTACGATGGCGGCACGATGGACACTTACAAGAAGATGATGCTCTCGCTCGACGAGAATGTGGGCCGGGTGCTCATCCGCCTGAAGCAGCTTGGACTGGACGACAATACAATAGTGGTCTTCACCAGCGACAACGGGGGGGAGCGTTTTTCCGACAACTGGCCCTTCACTGGCCGGAAGACCGAACTGCTGGAAGGCGGGTTGCGTATCCCCGCCATCGTGCGCTGGCCGGGCGTGGCCAAAGCGGGCAGCACCAGCGAGAGCGAGATCATTTCCATGGACTGGCTGCCCACATTCCTTGCCGCGGGCGGCGGGAAGCAAGATCCGGCCTTTCCCAGCGACGGGCGAGATATTCTCCCCGCGATCAGGGGGGAGACCATGCCGGAACGCACGCTGTTCTGGCGCTTCACCAACAAGGGGCAGGAAGCGGCGCTGCGCGGCAGGTGGAAATATCTCAAGATCGCCGGAAACACTTTCCTGTTCGACGTCTTTGCCGATCCGCTGGAGCGCGCAAACCTGAAGGATCGCTATCCCGCGCGGTTCGCGCAATTGCAGAGCGCCTTCGCGGAATGGAACAAGGGCATGTTGTTCGATCCCAACGCCCCCAGTTACGGCTTTACCGGCCAGCAACTGGCCGATCACTTCGGTATGGATAGCTAA
- a CDS encoding MFS transporter — protein MASSTAETLGAQGERFDVEAFIDGRRIGGREVMMLVVCSLVLFIDGFDMYFFGKILPAIAHGLDAKPADMDVVIFWTYVGMAVGAFLMPPLADKVGRRPVLGLCALCFGVLSIMGAYAQTVTQMAVLRGVSGIFFSAMLPIGLALLSEMTPRRWRAGFMAMALVLFSAGNAASGVIAAWLLDLYGWQIGFWVGGVLGFVAVPVLMLIPESLAFRLARNPQDPKIPATIKLLDASAPISAGSTFQYGNRPPREKSGAGPLALLHKPYFLQTMILWVACFISLGNIALLTNWMATFFQELGGIPIQEFAVSAMISFIGGATGTLIMGFLMDRVNPYWLIAAFFLVEAVALFLLGQVPFSSGIFLGALIVWNFTQVGGQTGINNLATLSYPPEMRSSGIGWAGGWGRVAGIVLAPFAGAAALRMMLPLETIMTLIAFMAVAVAVLIVALGIFAPAFGPRAASRQ, from the coding sequence ATGGCCAGCAGCACCGCCGAGACTCTCGGTGCGCAGGGGGAGCGTTTCGACGTAGAGGCCTTTATTGACGGGCGCCGGATCGGCGGCCGCGAAGTGATGATGCTCGTCGTCTGTTCGCTGGTCCTCTTCATCGACGGTTTCGACATGTATTTCTTTGGCAAGATCCTGCCTGCCATCGCGCATGGGCTGGATGCCAAGCCGGCCGACATGGATGTGGTGATCTTCTGGACCTATGTCGGCATGGCCGTGGGCGCGTTCCTGATGCCGCCGCTGGCCGACAAGGTGGGGCGGCGCCCGGTGCTGGGCCTGTGCGCCCTGTGCTTCGGCGTGCTCTCGATCATGGGCGCCTATGCCCAGACGGTCACGCAGATGGCGGTGTTGCGCGGCGTATCGGGCATCTTCTTTTCCGCGATGCTGCCCATCGGCCTGGCACTGCTTTCGGAAATGACGCCGCGGCGCTGGCGTGCTGGCTTCATGGCCATGGCGCTGGTGCTGTTTTCCGCCGGCAATGCCGCCAGTGGGGTGATCGCGGCATGGCTGCTCGATCTCTATGGCTGGCAGATCGGTTTCTGGGTCGGCGGCGTGCTCGGCTTCGTGGCGGTACCAGTGCTGATGCTGATCCCGGAATCGCTTGCTTTCCGCCTGGCCCGCAATCCGCAGGATCCGAAGATCCCGGCCACGATCAAGCTCCTCGATGCGAGTGCGCCGATTTCTGCTGGATCGACTTTCCAATATGGCAACAGGCCGCCTCGCGAGAAGAGCGGCGCCGGGCCCTTGGCCCTGCTGCACAAGCCCTATTTCCTGCAGACTATGATCCTGTGGGTCGCGTGCTTCATCTCGCTCGGCAATATCGCGCTGCTGACCAACTGGATGGCCACCTTCTTCCAGGAACTGGGCGGCATTCCGATTCAGGAATTCGCCGTGTCCGCGATGATTTCGTTCATCGGCGGAGCCACCGGCACGCTGATCATGGGCTTCCTGATGGACCGGGTGAATCCCTACTGGCTGATCGCGGCCTTCTTCCTGGTCGAGGCAGTCGCCCTGTTCCTGCTGGGGCAGGTGCCGTTCAGCAGCGGGATATTCCTTGGCGCGCTGATCGTGTGGAACTTCACGCAGGTGGGCGGACAGACGGGCATCAACAATCTCGCCACGCTCAGCTATCCGCCTGAAATGCGTTCAAGCGGGATCGGCTGGGCAGGGGGCTGGGGCCGCGTCGCGGGCATCGTGCTGGCGCCTTTCGCGGGGGCGGCCGCGCTGCGCATGATGCTGCCGCTGGAGACGATCATGACGTTGATAGCTTTCATGGCAGTCGCGGTGGCAGTGCTGATCGTGGCGCTGGGCATCTTCGCGCCTGCATTCGGCCCCCGGGCAGCATCCCGCCAGTAA
- a CDS encoding sensor domain-containing diguanylate cyclase, whose product MDSKIARNWLFAAKAAIAWLVCAIASVSLRDQGGAVLVLWLPSAIAVSALYVSKPGQRLPLIAILAVANLIFNFVVGVGFGDSLGYIVANLVEPIVIVAIAHQIIGRRKLEALRLRDMTLLFLGVVVGSLSSGIISLPFRPHQEVIQFVWWILTTTLGTTVGAPILLYLHDLLSRRRDDKSITAERLPLWLVISMITLFVLSWLALGYSHVSLIAVVVSALVLIVTRYGQIGASLGTFVFGLAGTLRSIGGHTPSAAYLEFTPFEAGIVLQLVMLLMMATSLPLAALLLDNERLALRLKARNSRMRENLLMLNMAEEVARIGRWRYDPRTGEQDWSRQMYLINGLDPTLGRDPGDLTSMLPDGGAELFGQLAHHARDRARYSFEYRICPPNGDERILKMYATNQFTDDGELACMFGVVMDVTEHYQRQEALDKERTRAMRLAAEAQYLAHTDPLTGLANRRRTITQLQKCIRRSEQDGRPTALILFDIDHFKRVNDTSGHQTGDDVLVRIADIARAQARASDLIGRMGGEEFVWLLPGAGLDEAQAAAERLRHAIEQESAEGGLPRVTASIGYALWREGDDANSLLARVDAALYEAKDAGRNKVQQAA is encoded by the coding sequence TTGGACAGCAAGATCGCCAGAAACTGGCTGTTTGCGGCAAAGGCAGCGATTGCGTGGCTGGTCTGCGCGATTGCATCCGTGTCGCTGCGCGATCAGGGTGGGGCGGTGTTGGTGCTGTGGCTGCCCAGCGCGATTGCCGTTTCCGCGCTTTATGTCTCCAAGCCCGGACAACGCCTGCCGCTGATCGCCATACTGGCGGTCGCCAATCTGATCTTCAATTTTGTGGTCGGCGTGGGTTTTGGCGATTCGCTCGGCTATATCGTCGCCAATCTGGTCGAGCCGATCGTGATCGTGGCGATAGCCCACCAGATCATCGGACGGCGCAAGCTGGAAGCCTTGCGGCTGCGCGACATGACGCTGCTGTTTCTTGGCGTGGTCGTCGGTTCGCTTTCCAGCGGGATCATTTCCCTTCCGTTCCGGCCACATCAGGAAGTGATACAGTTCGTCTGGTGGATTCTCACCACCACGCTCGGCACAACGGTCGGCGCGCCGATCCTGCTTTATCTGCACGACCTGTTGAGCAGGCGGCGCGACGACAAGTCGATCACGGCCGAACGCCTGCCGTTGTGGCTGGTGATCTCGATGATCACCCTGTTCGTCCTTTCGTGGCTGGCGCTGGGTTACAGCCATGTATCGCTGATTGCCGTGGTGGTCTCTGCGCTTGTCCTGATCGTCACCCGCTATGGCCAGATCGGCGCCTCGCTGGGCACTTTCGTGTTCGGACTGGCCGGAACGCTTCGCTCTATCGGTGGGCATACGCCGTCTGCGGCCTATCTGGAATTCACGCCGTTCGAGGCGGGGATCGTCCTGCAACTCGTGATGCTGTTGATGATGGCCACTTCGCTGCCGCTGGCGGCACTGCTGCTCGACAATGAACGGCTGGCCCTGCGGCTGAAGGCGCGCAATTCGCGCATGCGCGAGAACCTCCTGATGCTCAACATGGCGGAGGAAGTCGCGCGGATCGGGCGCTGGCGTTACGATCCGCGCACTGGCGAGCAGGACTGGTCGCGCCAGATGTATCTCATCAACGGGCTGGACCCGACTCTTGGGCGCGATCCGGGCGACCTTACGTCCATGCTGCCCGATGGCGGGGCCGAACTGTTCGGGCAGCTTGCCCATCACGCCCGCGACCGCGCGCGCTACAGCTTCGAATACCGCATCTGCCCGCCCAATGGCGACGAGCGCATCCTCAAGATGTATGCCACCAACCAGTTCACCGATGACGGAGAACTGGCTTGCATGTTCGGCGTGGTGATGGACGTGACTGAACATTACCAGCGGCAGGAAGCGCTGGACAAGGAACGCACGCGCGCCATGCGCCTGGCGGCGGAGGCGCAATATCTGGCTCACACCGATCCGTTGACCGGCCTTGCCAATCGTCGCCGCACAATCACGCAATTGCAGAAGTGCATCCGCCGGTCCGAACAGGACGGCAGGCCGACCGCGCTGATCCTGTTCGACATCGACCATTTCAAGCGGGTCAACGATACCAGCGGCCACCAGACCGGTGACGATGTGCTGGTGCGCATTGCCGATATTGCCCGCGCGCAGGCCCGGGCAAGCGACCTGATCGGGCGCATGGGCGGGGAAGAATTCGTCTGGCTGTTGCCCGGCGCCGGCTTGGATGAGGCACAGGCGGCGGCAGAACGGCTGCGTCACGCAATCGAGCAGGAAAGCGCCGAAGGCGGGCTGCCGCGCGTCACGGCCAGCATCGGATATGCATTGTGGCGCGAGGGCGACGATGCAAACAGCCTGCTCGCCCGCGTCGATGCCGCATTGTATGAAGCCAAGGATGCCGGGCGCAACAAGGTCCAGCAAGCCGCTTGA